The Coccinella septempunctata chromosome 9, icCocSept1.1, whole genome shotgun sequence genomic interval taacgaaattgagatttgcgagaaattaacatcacctcgagcgcaaacgatcggatcgagatatcccgaacgatccattcttcgagttaccgaagagaggcattctagggtcggcagggtggctgcctgccggacctatatgtcctacaccgtgcgaagtattgagccaacaatatcaactttcatcatagttttggtctttattctttgaaaaggtcttaaaaaattgtcggaatttcataactattatatattcagcactcacgtttataaaaattaacaaatacattaaaaattcgttttaaataacagcgatctcttgtaatttgttatgtgaaactgaaactatcggatattgacggaaaaaacattaaataagaggcttatctaattttaattgttatccgaatgaaattccaacaaaaattattcaagtttgaagcaatttgactcattgatattagCGCTTCTTCGATATGTTTACAATCTAGATCCGGCATGCCGTACTAGAATGAACAGAACGAACGGTCGGTCACTCGGTCGCTAGAGAAGGCATCTGcggcgctgtcttcatagctcgattggagatgagcgtattttgtctacggaccgagTAGGATTTAGattgaaacagcgtatttcaaagagttccatattccattgatatcagatatcatatacctaatatttttatgaaatttattgagagctatgtaatgtttggagaatttctaatacattattattttacacaagtgagaattcacatttttgctgctcgcgaaattttgggtcggcattgccgaccctgccgtccctgacgggccgccactgAAGTAAACTTTTCAATAGGAGTGAGAGCAGCGTTATTATGTACGAGTGCATCAAATTGATCTCGAAAAGATACAAACTCTCTATAATCACCACTGAACTTCATTAGTTCAATTTTTGGTAACCGAGCGTTTCCTTGTGCGGAAGATGAAACAAACATAGTGCTAGAATGACTTGGTCCCGATGGTGAAGGTATATTTACTTCAAATAAATCGGTGAAAACAGTTTTAACGGCATAATAGTCAGCGAGAAAACTTTCACGTATTGTATTTTCCAATTCAACGTCGGATTCAGGATCAGTTAGGAGCACCGATATAACACTATTATGATGTTTCAAGAATTCCTCGTGAATTGTTTCGATATCTTGATAGCGGACTTTAAATAAAGTATGTTGACTTTTATCCACTTTAGCCTTCTGTGCAAGAGTATTAAGCGAAGTCATGTCATTAATGCAAATATTTTGATGCGTTTTAAACTTCTCCAATTTATCCATTTCGCGAAAGAAATTGACAACAAGAAGGTAAACAAATCCGGAACAGAAACAGCTGATCGACTGAAGATTCAACGACCCTGTGCGAATGTGCGGACACGCTGATGCGAAAATGTGAGGAGTGGGGCGAGCGAATCAATTGTAACGATTTCCCTTGGAGGCGACGAATTTTCAATGGCGGACGATGTTCTTAAGCAGTTTcaataattaatttcaaaaattaattatatcaATCTCATAACACTCAGCAGCATGAAACAAGtatgaaaatgatttatttttcggGAACTAATAGAATATATGATTGCCCCTAGCGTAAAGCAATAAATAAAGATTTTCGTGCACAGCGATTGCTctgaaaatgacaaaaaaatctttttcgtCCGTGAACAATAAAATTTAACTATTCGAATCCGGCTCGTTAGGATCAAAATGTTGGGGAAACTCAGTTTATAAGAGAGAAATGTGGACTGTATTGTATTTTCGTTAGAAAAAATGGCAAACGAACGATCTGGCATCAGGAATCTTACCTGTCTGCTGTTCAACGGTGTTAATCCTTTTTGTCTTCCTGAACAATGGCACGTGCACGGTACTTTGCGGAATATTTATCTTCACTAGCGTGTTAGAAGCGAAAAATAGAGCGATTCAAGCGAAAAATAAAGCGATTCTTGGCAGGATTTTTAGCGAGCGATGTTTTCACTGTTGCGTCTTCTGTTCATCTCTTGCATGTGTTACCCGTCTTGGGTCGAGGAAGGGAGACCCCTGATACCATGTGGCgcgaaaaacttttattttaaaaatcaaCGTTAGTTTCCCAAACAACtaagttatttcaaaattctTGTTTGATCGAATAGCCTAAATCGGGAATTGAGCTGGTGACTTGTTTCAAAGAATCCCTTTTCGATGGTCAATTGctgtaaattatttttattgtatTGTTTATAATTTGCAGCTTTTTGTCAGAGTACCTAAAGGGTCATCATCTGAAATAACGAAACAATAGTGATTTATTATAGCTTTCTTCATCATGCAAatctcattggaattttgtttCACCAAAAGAATTGAAGATTCTTGACGATGATTAGCAATGATGTCTTTCCGGCTCCCATGGAAGGTcttctcaattttcaattcaataatttatctggtttctgaggaaatatttgaaatttgatttTCAGGAGTCATATTCAGAGGGTTATGTCTGTATTGTTTACATTCAAATCTTAACTTATATGTACCATGCGCATATACATTCCGTACTGTCCACGAATATAGGGGCCGTACCAGTACCACACAGCGTCATTCTAGAATAAGAAGTCTATTCACTCACATCATTCATGTAACCAAATCCAACGAATATAGATATAAGGTTATTCAGTGttttttattcaactcaattcaCAAGTAGATCGAGTGAAAAATATCACAACATCGAACATGGTCGCTTCGAGCCCGATATGAACCAAGCGATATCAAACTCAAACAACAACTCAGGTCCTTCAAATCAAACAAATCATACATCATTCAAGAAACCATTTCCAGTGCGAATTAGTGTTTCCAAATCAGCTGATCCAGTTTTGTGAACCTGCAGACAACACGGTACCCACAACAAGACAGCAGCGTTCCCATCAACAAGACAGCAGCGTTCTCATCAACAGAGTTATTCAACCGACGAAAGCATTCTCAAAACTCGAAGTGTTTACCAAGAAATCTCAAGTAAGCCTTCCTTCTTTCATCTCCGAATTCCTTGATTCATTCTGAATTGCTTATTATTACATGTTATAGATTCTCATTTGTCAAAATGTCTGAAGAACAAATCAAAACCTTACATTTCAAACGAGGTAGTATCAAAGCACAAATCACgcgtttttcaaaatttttagtaACCATAACAGATGGTAGTAATTTAGAAGAGCTAAATACACGTTTAGAAAAAATAGAACCGCTTTGGAATCATTTAAATGATATTCAAACTGAATTAGAGTTCATTGATAAAAATACGACAACTGAAGATCATCTTTCTGAAAGAACGGAACTTGAAAATTCTTATTTCAAAGCTATTGGCCAAGCAAAGAAGTTGATAAAACAATTTACACCTGTTGATATAAACTCTTCTTTCAGCACCCACACTTTCCAAAATAATTCCAATAGTTCGATAATTCAAAATACAAATTCAAAGTTACCAAAATTAAATTTACCTGAATTCCATGGAGCATATGAAAAGTGGCTTCAATTCTCTGATTCATACAAAGCAATGATTCATAACTGCCAATctatcaataaaattcaaaagttttgGTATTTGAAATCTTGTATAAAAGGTGAAGCTGCAAATGTTCTGACAGCTTTGGAAGTATCTGAAGCAAATTACGATAAAGCGTGGGATCTCCTCTGCGAACGTTATCAAAACAAACGAGTCATTTTTCAAACTCATTTAAATGCCATAACTGATCTTCAGAATGTGCAAAAAGAGTCTCATATTTTACTCAGGAATATAATTGATACTGTCAATCAGCATCTCAGAAGCCTTGAATCTTTAGGATTACCTGTAGACAAATGGGACACCATCATTATTCACTTAGTTTCAGCCAAACTAGATGTAACCACTAAACTTGAATGGGAAGAACATGCATTAAATATTAAATCAGATTTACCTACATTCAAAGAATTCACTTCATTTCTAAATCAAAGATGTCAATTGCTAGAGGGTTTACACTCTGTTAAGAATTCGAAATGGACTGTATGAAAGAAATTTAATTGACTGAAAAAGAATATTCgaaaagtgaaaaatgaaataaaaaaagattctgaaaaattgaaacttatTTCGAAAACGGTTCGGGTCTGTGAAAAGTACGTCACCTTACCTTGAAACTCTCCTTTTATTGGGGAAACTTCGAAAATTcttgtgtacactttcacttgaGAAGACTTGGTGAAAAAAAACATCTTCAACAGACATATGCCCGAAAATATCAATCCGCGCGTGACCGAATTCAGCACTTGActcagcatatacagggtggtgcaGTAACATAACCGCCCACCTAAATAGGTTATATTTACATACTAAAGAAAACACCGAGGAGaaaaaaaaaccatattttaagtttataataataaattacccgaaaaaaaaaatgcgttACCATCTTTAAATAACTCGAACTCCTAATGgaccgagaaaaaaaaaacaaaataagaaaaaatatcgatCATAAATCTATGCCCATTACTGAGGTAATGGACACAATTTCACCACTGGTCTTTGCAAAGTGCCATTATTAGTTCGAAGAGTACAAACTCTAACTCTACCGTCCTCACCACTATGTAAATTTTCTATTCTCCCAAGACGCCAACGTAAGGGAGGCAATTGCTCGTCTTTTATGAGAACGAGCATACCCGGAGAAAGCACAGTAGTACTATCATTATACCACCGTTTGCGTTGCTGTAGTGTGTTGAGATATTGCTTGTGCCAACGTTTCCAGAAATCTCTATGAAGACGAGAAAGGAGTTGCCACCGAGAAAGTCGATTCAAAGGAATTTCCGATAAATCAGGTTCAGGAAAAGTTGATAGGGGGGCTAGGGTTAAGAAATGTCCAGGAGTAAGTGCTGAAACATCATTTGGGTCAGAGCTCATTGGGCAAAGAGGGCGAGAGTTAAGTATAGCCTCTATTTGAACCAGAACAGTGTAAAACTCTTCAAATGTTAATTTTTGTTCACCGATGACTTTATAAAGATGTGACTTCACCGATTTGATGCCCGACTCCCACAACCCACCAAAATGTGGAGCTGAGGGTGGATTGAAGCCCCATTCAATTCTTTCCTCTTCACTTGCTTCCTTCATATATTGAGAAAGTTCACGGGAGGCTCCTTTGAAATTTGTGCCACAGTCgctgaaaattttattgcaaCGACCTCGACGACTTATGAATCTTCGTAACGCTGCCAGAAAGGCTGACGAAGATAGGTCAGAGACGAGCTCTAAATGGAGTGCTTTGGTAGCAAAACACACAAAAAGACATACGTAGGATTTATGTGATCTGACACCCTTTGATCTGGAAGGGGTGGTGAAAAACGGTCCTCCAAAATCCACACCTACGCATTGGAATGGTTTGACAGATGTCACACGAACAGGAGGAAGATTTCTCATTAAGGGTTGGATTGATTTAGGATTGTTTCTGAAGCATGTGCAACACTTCGAAACAACTCGATGAATCGCCCGCCTTGCAGACAATATCCAAACAAATTGGGATAATATGAATTGAAGCGTTTGAGCTCCTGGATGTAGATGAACTCGGTGATAGCACTCAATGATTAGATCAGTAAGACGATGATTACAAGGAAGTAATGCTGGATATTTATGATCATAGGATAGACCGGAATATGACAATCTACCCCCAACTCTCAGAATTCCCTGTTCATCAATAAAGGGATTCAACTTCCGAAGATGCTTGACAAGAGGTTTCTTCCTCCTAATATTATCAATATCTTCGCTGAAAACAGAATATTGTACATGTTTCACCAGTTGGAAAAACGAACTTCTCATTTCAAGAGCTGACAACCGCCCCAGTTGTCTGGAATTAGAATGCCGCGAATTATGAATAAAACACATAATAAATCCAAgaatatattgaattttgaaaagagATGAATACCTTTCAATTAATTGGTCGATTATTCCAGATGAAATGCATGAAACAAATGTCATAACTCGCTGCTCCTCCGCAGCTAACGAATCAATAACGCGATCGTTATCCAATTTTctaggaaaatttccattttcctgtAGCCAACTCGGTCCCGCCCACCATAGAGAGCACCCTTTAAGTTCTTTCGGTGTCAGACCACGAGTCGCGCAGTCAGCGGGATTATG includes:
- the LOC123320759 gene encoding uncharacterized protein LOC123320759 — encoded protein: MRSSFFQLVKHVQYSVFSEDIDNIRRKKPLVKHLRKLNPFIDEQGILRVGGRLSYSGLSYDHKYPALLPCNHRLTDLIIECYHRVHLHPGAQTLQFILSQFVWILSARRAIHRVVSKCCTCFRNNPKSIQPLMRNLPPVRVTSVKPFQCVGVDFGGPFFTTPSRSKGVRSHKSYVCLFVCFATKALHLELVSDLSSSAFLAALRRFISRRGRCNKIFSDCGTNFKGASRELSQYMKEASEEERIEWGFNPPSAPHFGGLWESGIKSVKSHLYKVIGEQKLTFEEFYTVLVQIEAILNSRPLCPMSSDPNDVSALTPGHFLTLAPLSTFPEPDLSEIPLNRLSRWQLLSRLHRDFWKRWHKQYLNTLQQRKRWYNDSTTVLSPGMLVLIKDEQLPPLRWRLGRIENLHSGEDGRVRVCTLRTNNGTLQRPVVKLCPLPQ